The following proteins come from a genomic window of Lineus longissimus chromosome 18, tnLinLong1.2, whole genome shotgun sequence:
- the LOC135502529 gene encoding uncharacterized protein LOC135502529: MHSTWILFGFLLMSLILSIKGYPITCGYCRFKTRSAGYQPCRVINYGQGCQNPSALPRASEWPGAPRDLAVTFHKHRHRFLMRISFKPPDASISALKGVMVAIIATSGRDLGQLVTCLVYNLSRVDWNQVGRQTDIELYLTPRNSNGCHNLPFVWFKPGESFYINVESLPARAAYHPNQGSNSVEKYFRIPPKANMTDLAVL, encoded by the exons ATGCATTCGACGTGGATTTTGTTCGGATTTTTGTTGATGTCGTTGATTCTGTCGATTAAAGGGTACCCTATTACTTGTGGATATTGCAGATTTAAG ACACGCTCAGCCGGTTACCAGCCTTGCAGGGTCATCAACTATGGACAAG GATGCCAGAACCCGAGTGCCCTGCCGAGGGCTTCCGAGTGGCCTGGAGCACCACGTGATCTTGCCGTCACATTCCACAAACACCGACACAGGTTTCTAATGCGAATTTCGTTCAAACCACCGGACG CAAGTATCTCTGCGTTGAAAGGTGTCATGGTTGCGATCATAGCCACCAGTGGGCGCGACCTTGGCCAACTCGTCACCTGCCTCGTTTATAACCTTTCCAGAGTTGATTGGAATCAAGTAGGACGACAG ACTGACATAGAGCTGTACCTGACGCCAAGAAACTCGAACGGATGTCACAATCTCCCTTTTGTCTGGTTCAAACCAGGGGAGTCCTTCTACATAAACGTCGAGTCCCTGCCCGCCAGGGCCGCCTACCACCCTAACCAAGGCAGCAACTCCGTGGAGAAGTACTTTCGAATCCCTCCCAAGGCGAATATGACTGACCTTGCCGTTTTGTAA